The Pungitius pungitius chromosome 8, fPunPun2.1, whole genome shotgun sequence genome has a window encoding:
- the LOC119194146 gene encoding inhibin beta A chain has product MRLFISESRRTQWFLFPAFLFLAPLLLRGLQVSGSPGCASCGLPAMEKVAEERLMIEFVKQQLLEKLHLKERPNITQTIPRAALLTALRKLHLGRVGNDGTLELENAIPTKDQGYEIVSFADLNETGSGEAANLSLTFQFLQERGQSIQVLKSSLWIYVRSSEDPHRDSRLSARVFLSAESGMSISNRTLVMEKMLDVRESNWHTFPITHTLQAFLDGGQQRLRLEVACDEDGRNLCSLHGSADAAQQPFLVAQVRPRDDHSKHSLRKRSLRCGDDVSVCCKKEFFINFKDIQWNDWIIAPEGYHMNYCMGQCPQHVAGSPGMASSFHTTVFNQLKINGIVTGASSCCVPTERRPLSMVYWTSPRGIVKTDVADMIVESCGCT; this is encoded by the exons ATGCGTTTATTTATCTCAGAGTCGAGGAGGACGCAGTGGTTTTTGTTCCCGGCGTTTCTGTTTCTGGCACCTTTGCTGTTGAGGGGTCTCCAGGTCAGCGGTTCCCCGGGCTGCGCGTCCTGTGGCTTGCCGGCGATGGAGAAAGTCGCCGAGGAAAGACTCATGATAGAATTCGTCAAGCAGCAACTTTTGGAAAAGTTGCACCTAAAAGAAAGACCGAACATCACGCAGACGATCCCCCGGGCTGCGCTCCTTACTGCGCTGCGCAAACTGCACTTGGGGCGCGTCGGGAACGATGGCACGCTTGAACTAGAAAACGCGATACCCACCAAAGATCAAGGCTATGAAATAGTGAGCTTTGCAGACCTAA ATGAGACAGGGAGTGGTGAGGCAGCGAACCTCAGTCTTACCTTCCAGTTTCTGCAGGAACGCGGCCAGAGTATCCAAGTGCTCAAGTCTTCTCTGTGGATCTACGTCCGCTCTTCTGAAGACCCGCATCGAGACTCCCGCCTCTCTGCCCGGGTTTTTCTGTCTGCAGAAAGTGGGATGTCCATCTCCAACCGCACCCTGGTGATGGAGAAGATGCTGGACGTCCGGGAGAGTAACTGGCACACTTTCCCCATCACCCACACGCTGCAGGCCTTTCTGGATGGGGGCCAGCAACGACTTCGTCTGGAAGTCGCCTGCGATGAGGATGGGAGGAACCTTTGCTCCCTTCACGGCTCCGCTGACGCCGCCCAGCAGCCGTTCCTGGTGGCCCAAGTGCGTCCTCGCGACGATCACTCCAAACACTCGCTCAGGAAGCGCTCGTTGCGTTGCGGCGATGACGTAAGCGTGTGCTGCAAGAAAGAATTCTTCATCAACTTCAAGGATATCCAGTGGAACGACTGGATCATTGCACCCGAAGGCTACCATATGAACTACTGCATGGGCCAGTGCCCCCAGCATGTGGCTGGCTCCCCGGGCATGGCCTCCTCATTCCACACCACCGTTTTCAACCAGCTGAAGATCAACGGCATTGTCACGGGTGCGTCTTCGTGTTGCGTTCCCACTGAGCGCCGGCCACTCTCCATGGTGTACTGGACCTCCCCTCGTGGCATTGTCAAAACGGACGTCGCTGATATGATAGTGGAGTCCTGCGGATGTACATAA